A single region of the Branchiostoma lanceolatum isolate klBraLanc5 chromosome 1, klBraLanc5.hap2, whole genome shotgun sequence genome encodes:
- the LOC136444036 gene encoding SMC5-SMC6 complex localization factor protein 1-like, with product MAEALLQAEDGLGAAQAYQVLKQIQTLHPPSHTPVNSYLYLKALRPPVQEQVGRVKGRKGRKQQQPEKQKEGVEWDFVKMVIRGAMGIADIQTTDETSGGPLYQSNCALLLKFLVSVLEQDFMAWLDRDTHKPGTPSCVLTSLLWPSGHCGVMTSHVTDLVSLLFHSLQNQQADIACLIQSIVAMAAECCQATDRQFGRMTSLTGSFSMGTSVCNLAQEIAAAYQKEPANQTKTVLHRLLETLQPPWLKLKVAQSLLGYYDDSLVAKEQHGFHKKPLSLRRVLLCYMYLVPKSLVSKQTAPATKGREKVPQENPPSPAKVKVEQGRLLRRGSSRGEPLRTLVDANHVKQLPVVAGKRKGSSTPEASPKKKPKLQVNRRNVRGETQLHVACIKNNVTKVHDLLSVPGIDVNAQDYAGWTPLHEACNHGHIEVVKELLAFKPQPSVASFFTVKNKDSPVKLSSALDLLAAPPDGTTALHDAVANGHVVVASMLLEAGGKTLLSRKNANGQTPSDLAVSEEMKAALKAPANPRRKPQAPTNKSLKYATTPAAPKDTPGVSNSKGLGQYVCQADFDRVLGRGTKQTTTSEDCERFATIVSHLTRAYVRVEQLQPMKKQRERQLECGSNKSGSSVCSYSNGRFKGANSSPISPVVVLQDIMQKVKSEEAKGVEEDLTSYMDMDQYLLGHERHLKMLTGQKGEMTDFCRTRLMEIRLCS from the exons ATGGCTGAGGCTTTACTG CAAGCTGAAGATGGTCTTGGAGCAGCCCAGGCTTACCAGGTCCTGAAGCAGATCCAAACCTTACACCCGCCCTCCCACACACCTGTGAACAGTTACCTGTACCTGAAGGCACTGAGACCACCTGTACAGGAACAGGTGGGCAGAGTGAAGGGGAGAAAGGGAAGGAAACAACAGCAGCCAGAGAAACAGAAGGAAGGAGTGGAATGGGACTTTGTCAAGATGGTTATAAG AGGTGCCATGGGTATAGCAGACATCCAGACAACAGACGAGACCAGTGGAGGTCCGCTGTACCAGTCTAACTGTGCTCTACTACTGAAATTCCTGGTGTCTGTACTGGAACAGGACTTTATGGCATGGCTGGACAG AGACACCCACAAGCCAGGCACCCCTTCCTGTGTGCTGACCTCCCTCCTGTGGCCATCAGGACACTGTGGGGTCATGACCTCACACGTCACCGACCTGGTCTCACTACTGTTCCACAGTCTACAGAACCAACAG GCTGATATTGCTTGCCTCATCCAGAgcattgttgccatggcagcagagTGTTGCCAAGCAACTGACAGACAGTTTGGCAGGATGACATCACTGACTGGTAGTTTCAGTATGGGCACCAGTGTGTGTAACCTGGCACAGGAGATAGCAGCTGCTTATCAGAAAG AACCAGCCAACCAAACCAAGACTGTCCTGCACCGCCTACTGGAGACCCTGCAACCCCCTTGGCTCAAACTGAAGGTGGCACAGTCCTTGCTAGGCTATTATGACGACAGCCTGGTTGCTAAGGAACAACATGGCTTTCACAAGAAGCCCCTATCACTTAGAAGAGTG TTgctgtgttacatgtacctggttccCAAGTCACTGGTCAGTAAACAGACGGCACCAGCCACCAAGGGTAGAGAGAAGGTGCCCCAGGAAAACCCACCCTCTCCAGCCAAGGTCAAGGTGGAACAGGGCAGGCTTCTGAGGAGGGGCTCAAGCAGGGGGGAGCCTCTCAGAACCCTTGT GGATGCTAATCATGTGAAGCAGCTCCCAGTGGTTGCTGGGAAGAGAAAAGGAAGCTCCACTCCTGAGGCCTCaccaaaaaagaagccaaagcTGCAGGTGAACAGGAGAAATGTCAGAG GTGAGACACAGTTGCATGTTGCCTGTATCAAGAACAACGTGACCAAAGTTCATGACCTGTTGTCAGTGCCAGGGATTGACGTGAATGCCCAGGACTACGCTGGTTGGACACCTCTGCATGAGGCTTGTAACCACGGGCACATCGAGGTGGTCAAGGAACTGCTGGCCTTCAAACCTCAACCCAGCGTGGCCAGCTTCTTCACGGTCAAGAACAAGG ATTCACCAGTGAAGCTGTCGTCTGCCCTGGACCTTTTAGCAGCGCCCCCTGACGGCACGACAGCCCTGCACGATGCTGTGGCGAATGGACATGTGGTGGTGGCCTCAATGCTACTGGAGGCAGGGG GCAAGACACTTTTGTCCAGAAAAAATGCAAACGGCCAGACTCCCTCTGACCTGGCTGTCAGTGAGGAGATGAAGGCAGCCCTAAAGGCCCCTGCCAACCCAAGGAGGAAACCCCAGGCACCCACTAACAAAAGCCTGAAATACGCAACAACTCCTGCAGCTCCAAAGGACACTCCTGGTGTATCGAACAGCAAGGGACTCGGTCAGTACGTTTGTCAGGCAGACTTTGACAGGGTATTGGGTCGTGGAACGAAACAGACGACAACCAGCGAAGACTGCGAGAGGTTTGCAACTATCGTATCTCATTTGACGCGAGCGTACGTCCGCGTCGAACAGCTCCAACCAATGAAGAAGCAACGTGAGAGACAGTTGGAATGTGGCTCCAACAAAAGCGGCTCTTCGGTCTGTTCCTACTCCAACGGGAGGTTCAAGGGAGCAAACTCCTCGCCTATATCACCTGTGGTAGTGTTACAAGACATCATGCAGAAGGTGAAGTCAGAAGAAGCAAAGGGAGTTGAGGAAGACCTCACCTCGTACATGGACATGGACCAGTACTTACTGGGGCACGAGAGGCACTTAAAGATGCTAACAGGACAGAAGGGGGAGATGACGGACTTTTGTAGAACAAGGTTGATGGAGATTCGCTTGTGTTCATGA